AAATGCAGATTCGGGAAAAGGAGTAATATCGATGAAACAGGTAACAGCCATGTCACTCTGGGTTGAGCAGCTTCAGTCAAAGGGCCGCTACACCTTCACTTGCACCCAGGCCGAGTCTGATACAGGTCGTTCTTTCGTTGCAGTTCAGACCGCATTGCGGAGGCTGAAGAAGCAGA
This is a stretch of genomic DNA from Candidatus Aegiribacteria sp.. It encodes these proteins:
- a CDS encoding type IV toxin-antitoxin system AbiEi family antitoxin domain-containing protein, coding for MKQVTAMSLWVEQLQSKGRYTFTCTQAESDTGRSFVAVQTALRRLKKQKRIVSPRRGFYVVVPPEYRAVGSPPASWFIDDLML